A single window of Sporosarcina sp. FSL W7-1349 DNA harbors:
- a CDS encoding TetR/AcrR family transcriptional regulator encodes MTTKGERSKQNILKESIKLFSKNSFKNVTIRQIAKAAGISPALIYKYFATQEDLYYAAMQYASHELLEALLLTEDLEEFVQVYLHHMFTSEVLFEIMTYFTLDQDHTKNYLPISNEIAQFLQLLEEKISGENSKIEAQLLFSTLNGLIISYKKIPNRNSEFTLEAIQKLADYYVGHLKKRL; translated from the coding sequence ATGACTACAAAAGGCGAACGCTCAAAGCAAAATATCTTAAAAGAATCAATAAAATTATTTAGTAAAAATTCATTTAAAAACGTTACCATCCGTCAAATTGCAAAAGCCGCTGGTATTTCACCTGCATTGATTTATAAATATTTTGCTACACAAGAAGATCTGTATTATGCAGCAATGCAATATGCAAGTCATGAGTTATTAGAAGCATTACTATTAACTGAAGACTTAGAGGAATTTGTACAAGTATATTTACATCATATGTTTACTTCAGAAGTGTTATTTGAAATTATGACTTATTTCACACTAGACCAAGATCATACAAAAAATTATTTACCAATTTCAAATGAAATCGCACAATTCCTTCAATTACTTGAAGAAAAGATTTCTGGAGAAAATTCAAAAATCGAAGCACAGCTACTGTTTTCCACATTAAATGGATTAATCATTTCTTATAAAAAAATTCCAAATCGAAACTCTGAATTCACTCTTGAAGCCATTCAAAAGCTAGCTGATTATTATGTCGGGCACTTGAAAAAAAGATTATAA
- a CDS encoding universal stress protein, with the protein MTLVYKQIIVAVDGSKESEWAFKKAVGIADRNEATLNLVNIIDTRSYAAVEAYDRSIAERAQKFAEELLTEYKAEAEKAGIKNVNTIVEYGSPKTMISRDLSTKVNADLIICGATGLNKVERFLIGSVSENIVRSAKCDVLVIRTPEE; encoded by the coding sequence ATGACATTGGTATACAAACAAATTATCGTAGCAGTGGACGGTTCCAAGGAGTCGGAATGGGCTTTCAAAAAAGCGGTGGGTATCGCTGACCGGAACGAAGCTACGTTGAACCTTGTCAACATCATCGATACACGTTCCTATGCAGCTGTCGAAGCATACGATCGGTCCATTGCGGAAAGAGCGCAGAAGTTTGCGGAAGAATTATTGACAGAATACAAAGCGGAAGCTGAAAAAGCTGGCATCAAAAACGTCAATACGATCGTCGAGTACGGCTCTCCGAAAACAATGATCTCCCGTGACCTCTCTACAAAAGTCAATGCGGATCTGATCATCTGTGGAGCAACCGGACTTAATAAAGTCGAGCGCTTCCTAATCGGCAGCGTTTCCGAAAATATCGTCCGTTCTGCAAAATGTGACGTTCTTGTCATCCGCACGCCTGAAGAATAA
- the ald gene encoding alanine dehydrogenase, with the protein MLIGVPKEIKNNENRVAMTPAGVFNLKSAGHEVLIETGAGLGSNFTDEEYKEAGAKIVDTGAEAWDVDMVMKVKEPSPSEYGYFREGLILFTYLHLAPELELTKALLDKKMIGIAYETVQLPNNSLPLLAPMSEVAGRMAIQIGSQYLEKTKGGKGILLSGVPGVSRGSVAIIGGGQAGTNAARVAVGMGAQVTVLDLSVERLRQLDDIFGNSIQTLVSNPFNIANVVKDADVVIGAVLIPGAKAPTLVTEEMVKEMKPGSVIVDIAIDQGGIFATSDRVTTHDDPVYVKHDVVHYAVPNIPGAVPQTSTVALTNMTVPYALQIANKGFKQACLDNISLQKGINTLDGYVTYQAVAEAQGLEYVPAATLLEG; encoded by the coding sequence ATGCTTATTGGAGTTCCAAAAGAGATTAAAAACAACGAGAACCGTGTTGCAATGACACCAGCAGGAGTTTTCAACTTGAAATCGGCAGGTCATGAAGTCCTGATTGAAACAGGAGCAGGTCTTGGTTCGAATTTTACGGACGAAGAATATAAGGAAGCGGGCGCAAAGATTGTCGACACAGGAGCGGAAGCATGGGATGTCGATATGGTAATGAAAGTAAAAGAGCCTTCTCCATCCGAATATGGCTACTTCCGCGAAGGACTGATCCTTTTTACATATTTACACTTGGCGCCTGAATTGGAGTTGACCAAAGCGCTTTTGGATAAAAAAATGATTGGCATTGCTTACGAAACCGTACAGCTCCCGAATAACTCGTTACCGCTTCTTGCACCGATGAGTGAAGTGGCTGGTCGGATGGCTATCCAAATCGGTTCGCAGTATTTGGAAAAAACGAAAGGCGGGAAAGGTATTCTGCTTTCTGGTGTACCTGGTGTCTCCCGTGGAAGCGTGGCCATTATCGGGGGTGGACAAGCTGGGACGAATGCGGCTCGTGTAGCAGTCGGCATGGGAGCGCAAGTCACAGTGCTTGACCTTTCTGTCGAACGACTTCGTCAATTGGATGACATCTTCGGTAATAGTATTCAAACGCTCGTATCCAATCCTTTCAATATCGCCAACGTGGTGAAAGATGCAGATGTCGTCATCGGCGCAGTATTGATACCGGGCGCGAAAGCTCCAACGCTGGTGACGGAAGAAATGGTGAAAGAGATGAAGCCTGGATCCGTCATCGTCGATATTGCCATTGACCAAGGCGGAATTTTTGCAACATCCGATCGGGTTACAACACATGATGATCCCGTTTATGTGAAGCACGACGTTGTCCATTACGCAGTGCCAAATATTCCGGGTGCGGTTCCTCAAACTTCTACAGTCGCTTTGACGAATATGACCGTCCCGTATGCGCTGCAAATCGCGAATAAAGGATTTAAGCAAGCGTGCCTAGACAATATTTCGCTTCAAAAAGGCATCAATACGCTGGATGGCTATGTGACATATCAAGCGGTCGCCGAAGCGCAAGGTCTTGAGTACGTGCCGGCTGCAACCTTACTGGAAGGGTAA
- a CDS encoding translocation protein TolB, which translates to MRIWILLLLTFICFHFSSTASAEVPLTAVFIRDHQLWLKKDDQEIQLTKDRYVYGPKWSYDGRFIGFIDGDEKGEKSDLFIYDTKEKDSYQPYVRVVTSDFKWAPNKNQLAYTEQGLLNVTKTKNGRPQGFENVSLGVSGFEWFPNGQEFIVSSQSNLLPTGWSPIPLFRIPVDANLAKDKIKPFYTIQTEEPDLFGIDADYFKWSFDGKWVSFLVLPTASWSMDSNTLSVLSSQGKHFQAVGKMLGYQDWFQWAPSANQLAYISGEGRFFVENKNLTIAKIPIVKQQKEYTPKGFVDLDLEWFSEDLVIVARATENKEWKEGPVPTMFTSLYAINIRTGEQKQISFPEKDELDENPQVAGHYLTWFRKREGQTKGDVWVKNALNGQENMWLENVDYAPTFFTPE; encoded by the coding sequence GTGAGAATTTGGATTTTGTTATTGCTCACTTTCATCTGTTTTCATTTTTCGTCGACAGCAAGTGCCGAAGTCCCGCTGACCGCTGTATTTATCCGTGATCATCAGTTATGGCTCAAAAAGGATGACCAAGAAATACAACTTACAAAAGACCGATATGTATACGGTCCGAAATGGTCGTATGACGGCCGCTTCATTGGATTTATTGATGGAGATGAAAAGGGAGAGAAATCGGATTTATTCATTTATGATACAAAGGAAAAAGATAGCTACCAACCTTACGTAAGGGTCGTCACATCTGATTTTAAATGGGCACCGAATAAAAATCAGTTGGCCTATACTGAACAAGGTTTATTAAATGTTACAAAAACAAAGAATGGCCGGCCGCAAGGATTTGAAAATGTCTCGTTAGGTGTTAGTGGTTTTGAATGGTTTCCGAACGGGCAAGAATTCATTGTTTCCTCTCAGTCCAACTTACTTCCTACTGGATGGAGTCCGATCCCGCTTTTTAGAATTCCAGTGGATGCCAATCTTGCTAAAGATAAAATAAAGCCTTTTTATACGATCCAAACTGAAGAACCTGACTTATTTGGGATTGATGCCGATTATTTCAAGTGGAGTTTTGATGGAAAGTGGGTTAGCTTTTTAGTTCTTCCTACAGCCTCTTGGTCCATGGACAGTAATACGTTAAGTGTTTTATCCTCACAAGGAAAACATTTTCAAGCAGTGGGGAAAATGTTAGGGTATCAAGATTGGTTTCAGTGGGCTCCTTCTGCCAATCAATTGGCTTATATTTCAGGAGAAGGAAGATTTTTTGTTGAAAACAAGAACTTGACGATTGCCAAAATCCCGATTGTTAAACAACAAAAAGAATACACACCTAAAGGATTTGTAGATCTTGATTTGGAATGGTTCTCGGAAGACTTGGTCATTGTGGCTCGTGCGACAGAAAATAAGGAGTGGAAAGAAGGACCTGTACCAACTATGTTCACATCACTTTACGCTATAAATATAAGGACGGGAGAGCAGAAACAAATCTCATTTCCAGAGAAGGATGAACTTGACGAAAATCCCCAAGTTGCTGGACACTATCTTACTTGGTTTCGAAAAAGGGAAGGGCAAACTAAAGGAGATGTATGGGTGAAAAATGCTTTAAATGGTCAAGAGAATATGTGGCTTGAAAATGTAGATTACGCCCCAACGTTTTTTACGCCGGAATAA
- a CDS encoding M24 family metallopeptidase, whose translation MKQVDVLRNYVSEANVQAGFITTPDNVFYLSSFQSEPHERLLGIMVFPEEEPFLICPRMEVPDAKAAGWPYEIVGYSDTEDAWTVLWESVRKRGIAPSSVAIEKSHLTVDRFERMQELFPNAEFKSLDGQLNEMRVIKSEEELTNMRKAAELADLAIHIGCEEIAEGKTELEILMKVEYEMMKRGAEKMAFETMVLSGPKTASPHGKPGDRKIQQGDFILFDLGVVYNGYCSDITRTVAFGEPTDEMRTIYETVRKAEQAAVEIVRPGIQAKTVDQTARKIIEDAGYGDYFTHRIGHGLGISIHEYPSVTDTNELVLREGMVFTIEPGIYVPGLAGVRIEDDVAVTADGVEVLTKFPKELLVLRN comes from the coding sequence ATGAAACAAGTAGATGTTTTACGAAATTATGTAAGTGAAGCGAATGTGCAGGCCGGATTCATAACAACTCCTGACAATGTGTTCTATCTGTCAAGCTTCCAGAGTGAGCCCCATGAGAGACTGCTGGGCATCATGGTGTTCCCGGAGGAGGAGCCTTTTCTCATCTGTCCCAGGATGGAAGTTCCCGATGCCAAAGCGGCAGGTTGGCCGTACGAAATTGTCGGCTATTCGGATACGGAAGATGCCTGGACCGTCCTATGGGAGTCTGTCCGAAAGCGCGGAATAGCCCCATCCTCAGTCGCCATTGAAAAGTCCCATCTGACCGTTGACCGATTCGAGCGAATGCAGGAGTTGTTCCCCAACGCGGAATTCAAATCTTTGGATGGTCAATTAAATGAAATGCGGGTCATCAAGAGCGAAGAAGAGTTGACCAACATGAGAAAAGCGGCGGAGCTTGCCGATTTGGCGATCCATATCGGTTGCGAGGAGATTGCGGAAGGCAAAACAGAATTGGAAATTCTCATGAAAGTCGAATACGAGATGATGAAAAGAGGGGCCGAAAAAATGGCTTTCGAAACGATGGTCCTCTCCGGCCCTAAGACGGCATCTCCTCACGGGAAACCGGGTGACCGCAAAATTCAGCAAGGGGATTTTATTCTGTTTGATCTGGGGGTCGTTTATAACGGATATTGTTCCGACATTACACGGACCGTCGCTTTCGGTGAACCGACAGATGAGATGCGCACCATCTATGAAACGGTACGGAAAGCGGAGCAAGCCGCCGTCGAAATTGTCCGTCCCGGCATCCAGGCGAAGACAGTCGACCAAACGGCCCGCAAAATCATCGAGGACGCGGGATATGGCGACTACTTCACCCATCGGATCGGCCATGGCCTTGGAATCTCCATCCATGAATACCCTTCCGTCACAGATACGAACGAGCTCGTATTACGCGAAGGGATGGTGTTCACCATTGAACCCGGCATATATGTCCCGGGCCTTGCCGGCGTCCGAATCGAAGACGATGTCGCCGTCACTGCAGACGGAGTAGAAGTGCTCACCAAATTCCCTAAGGAGCTGTTAGTCCTTCGCAACTAA
- a CDS encoding metal-dependent hydrolase: MQISYHGHSIVKIVTGGKTILIDPFINGNKLTDLKAEDEKPDVILLTHGHNDHVGDTVAIAKACDALVVAPNELANYLAMDGVKTHGMNIGGSKEFDFGTVKFTKAFHSSSYTTENNEFIYTGMPTGILFTAEGKTIYHAGDTSLFGDMELIGKRHPIDVAFLPIGDNFTMGPEDAAYAVELLQPKLAVPIHFNTFPPIEQDPEDFKRLVKEHEVKVMAVGEAFEL, from the coding sequence ATGCAAATTTCATACCATGGCCATTCGATTGTTAAAATTGTGACGGGAGGAAAGACGATTCTGATCGATCCTTTCATCAACGGAAATAAATTGACCGATTTGAAGGCGGAGGATGAAAAGCCGGACGTCATTTTGCTTACGCATGGACATAATGATCACGTCGGCGATACGGTCGCAATTGCGAAAGCATGTGATGCCCTTGTCGTCGCACCGAATGAGTTGGCGAACTATTTGGCGATGGACGGCGTAAAAACACATGGGATGAATATCGGCGGTTCCAAGGAATTCGATTTCGGGACTGTGAAATTTACAAAAGCTTTCCATAGTTCCTCTTATACAACCGAAAATAATGAATTCATCTATACGGGAATGCCGACAGGGATTTTATTCACAGCGGAAGGGAAGACGATTTACCACGCGGGTGACACTTCCCTGTTCGGAGATATGGAATTGATCGGGAAACGGCATCCGATCGACGTCGCCTTTTTGCCGATCGGCGACAATTTCACGATGGGGCCGGAAGACGCGGCGTATGCTGTGGAATTGCTTCAACCGAAGCTTGCGGTACCAATCCATTTCAATACATTCCCTCCAATTGAACAAGACCCGGAGGATTTTAAGAGATTGGTGAAAGAGCACGAAGTAAAAGTGATGGCAGTCGGGGAAGCCTTCGAATTGTAA
- a CDS encoding DRTGG domain-containing protein yields MSTKHELILRYIEGLDVGEKISVRQIARALSVSEGTAYRAIKEAENQKLVNTIERVGTIRIEKKKKENIERLTFAEVLNIVDGLVLGGRGGLHKTLTKFVIGAMQLEDMMRYIDAGSLLIVGNRLKAHETALHAGAAVLITGGFDASDEAKRLADELDLPIISTSYDTFTVATMLNRAIYDQLIEKEILLVEDILTPLSETVTLQTKDRVTDFHEVNNRTSHSGYPVIEKNGKLVGIITSRDVIGKDDNDLIEKAMTRHPITVTAKTSVASAGHSMIWEGIDLMPVVMESGILGGIISRQDVLKALQMTQRQPQQGQTLDDIVKSQMKSVQGEPDTVEFTVTPQMTNQFGSLSYGALTTLVTEAGNRAIKIHKRGESVPENMTLYFIKHIQLGSTVFVEPRLLHMSRRFVKVDFDIMAEGELVAKAMIMYQLFER; encoded by the coding sequence ATGTCGACAAAACACGAATTGATATTACGATATATCGAAGGGCTGGATGTAGGCGAAAAAATATCCGTACGCCAGATCGCCCGTGCCCTTTCTGTTAGTGAAGGGACCGCTTACCGTGCCATTAAGGAAGCGGAAAATCAAAAACTCGTCAATACGATTGAACGTGTCGGCACAATCCGTATTGAGAAAAAGAAGAAAGAGAATATTGAACGCCTCACGTTTGCTGAAGTACTCAATATTGTCGACGGATTGGTACTCGGTGGGCGCGGAGGCCTACATAAGACGTTGACAAAATTCGTGATCGGCGCCATGCAATTGGAAGATATGATGCGCTATATCGATGCTGGCAGCCTTCTCATCGTAGGAAACCGGCTGAAAGCACATGAGACGGCTCTCCATGCCGGGGCAGCGGTGTTGATTACCGGAGGATTCGATGCTTCGGACGAAGCCAAACGATTGGCGGATGAACTGGACCTGCCGATCATCTCCACAAGTTATGACACTTTCACAGTGGCGACCATGCTGAACCGGGCAATTTATGACCAATTGATCGAGAAGGAAATATTGCTCGTCGAAGACATCCTCACGCCATTATCAGAAACCGTCACCCTTCAGACGAAAGACAGAGTGACCGACTTTCACGAAGTGAATAATCGGACGTCTCACTCCGGCTATCCCGTGATCGAGAAAAACGGCAAACTTGTCGGCATCATCACTTCCCGGGACGTCATCGGGAAAGACGATAATGATCTGATCGAGAAAGCCATGACCCGGCATCCGATCACTGTGACAGCTAAAACGAGTGTGGCATCGGCAGGCCATAGCATGATCTGGGAAGGGATCGACCTTATGCCGGTCGTTATGGAATCGGGAATTCTTGGCGGGATCATCAGTCGGCAGGATGTCCTGAAAGCGTTGCAAATGACACAGCGGCAGCCACAACAGGGGCAGACGCTGGATGATATCGTCAAAAGCCAGATGAAATCGGTGCAAGGCGAACCGGATACGGTTGAATTCACCGTCACTCCACAAATGACGAACCAGTTTGGTTCTTTATCGTACGGTGCCCTGACTACATTAGTCACCGAAGCGGGTAACCGCGCCATCAAGATACACAAGCGGGGGGAGAGTGTTCCGGAAAACATGACACTCTATTTCATCAAACATATCCAACTCGGAAGCACGGTCTTCGTTGAACCTCGCCTCCTGCACATGAGCCGCCGCTTCGTCAAAGTCGATTTCGATATTATGGCGGAAGGGGAACTGGTCGCGAAAGCGATGATCATGTACCAATTGTTTGAGCGTTGA
- a CDS encoding YtpI family protein has product MLGSNLNFIFVFFIIASGVFYFYFKTRQFRTRQVFPIRKKMYASMAGASLGGLLVSFGINQIILFDGITTYVIAAVFILFGAYVLIFNYKAYKHYRSFVDEETELNEN; this is encoded by the coding sequence ATGTTAGGTTCAAATCTAAATTTCATATTCGTGTTTTTTATCATTGCTTCCGGGGTCTTTTATTTTTATTTCAAGACGCGGCAGTTCCGGACAAGACAAGTATTTCCGATTCGAAAGAAGATGTACGCCAGTATGGCGGGTGCTTCCCTCGGCGGATTATTAGTGTCCTTCGGAATCAATCAGATCATCCTGTTCGATGGAATCACTACATATGTCATCGCGGCCGTCTTCATCTTATTCGGCGCGTATGTGCTGATTTTCAATTATAAAGCTTATAAACATTATAGATCGTTTGTCGATGAAGAAACAGAATTGAACGAAAACTGA
- a CDS encoding DHH family phosphoesterase: protein MKRQIIDTIEKYEKIIILRHVRPDPDAYGSQFGLKELIQHNYPSKKVYAGGKHDESLSFLATPDSIEQSDFDGALVIVTDTGNTERIDSEYYKEGAFLLKIDHHPDVDTYGDMRWVDTSSSSTSEMIARLFEEGRQSNGWTMNDAVARYLFAGIVGDTGRFMFPSTTEKTFQIASELIQYNFDRPALFAGMYEVSRELLQLKGYIYQNFEMDENGCAFIKLNQTILEKFHVTVSETSQLVGILGDVKGICAWVIFIEEDDQIRVRLRSKGPVINQLAARYGGGGHPLAAGASVHTWEEADEVIRDLKGLCK from the coding sequence ATGAAAAGACAAATCATCGACACAATTGAGAAATACGAAAAAATCATTATTCTCCGCCATGTTCGTCCCGACCCGGACGCATACGGATCGCAGTTCGGTTTGAAAGAGTTGATCCAACATAATTATCCTTCCAAGAAGGTGTATGCGGGAGGAAAGCATGATGAATCGCTGTCCTTCCTAGCAACTCCGGATTCGATTGAGCAATCCGATTTTGATGGCGCTTTGGTCATTGTCACGGACACGGGGAATACAGAACGCATCGATAGCGAGTATTACAAAGAAGGCGCTTTTCTTTTGAAGATTGACCACCATCCAGATGTGGATACATATGGCGATATGAGATGGGTCGATACGAGTTCGAGCTCCACTTCCGAAATGATTGCCCGCCTATTCGAAGAAGGCCGTCAGTCCAATGGTTGGACGATGAATGATGCAGTCGCCCGATATTTATTTGCGGGGATTGTAGGCGATACGGGACGATTCATGTTCCCGAGCACGACAGAGAAGACCTTCCAGATTGCAAGCGAACTGATCCAATATAATTTTGACCGTCCGGCCTTATTTGCGGGAATGTATGAAGTGAGCCGTGAACTCCTACAATTGAAGGGCTATATTTATCAAAACTTTGAAATGGATGAAAACGGCTGTGCTTTCATTAAGCTGAATCAAACCATTTTAGAGAAATTTCATGTGACGGTTTCGGAAACTTCGCAGCTGGTCGGCATATTAGGTGATGTCAAAGGGATTTGTGCCTGGGTCATCTTCATCGAGGAGGACGATCAAATCCGGGTGCGCCTCCGCTCCAAAGGTCCGGTCATCAATCAATTGGCCGCCCGTTATGGAGGCGGGGGCCATCCGCTTGCTGCAGGCGCTTCTGTCCATACATGGGAAGAGGCAGATGAGGTAATCCGGGATCTTAAGGGATTATGTAAATAA
- a CDS encoding DNA polymerase III subunit alpha, whose protein sequence is MTLVYPQIVSGADLLRGIIKLDRLAPLLQRRGAASVGLVNSKLYGVRSFYKTMVKYGIHPVIGLSIKLQINENETLLLYAYAKDDSGFHNLMKMSSAISIRDDEMLPMQWLQAYHAGLVIVCPLTDPSWEESRTVERIVSITDVCKQATVLVGIARPGGGRHPAEAEVESIAAAVDLSIVACHESRYIAPDDAFAYEAAAAIRNGYKLNDPARPGNEIRDAHLPEQEEFQQWFADRPDWLANCAQMLLSCKAGLPSTQTLMPEFPLPEGETAVSRLERNGMAGLEKRLGMVEPAYLDRLRYEVRVIHEMGYADYFLIVEDFMRFAAENGILTGPGRGSSAGSLVAFALGITDVDPIRYGLIFERFLNPGRITMPDIDIDFADHRRSEVIAYVARKYGASHVAQIITFGTLSSKAVARDVARVFDFSNEEMSFISRNIQGSSRQTLNDAVAKSSALRDWISLDPIRSKWLEVASALEGLPRNASTHAAGVILSPDPLVERVPLQQGGDGIYLTQWSMGDVEEQGLLKMDFLGLRNLTLLDRIRSMLAFDKDIHIAFEKIPLNDEKTFELFRAGDTTGIFQFESDGMRDALRLIRPTRFEDLFAVNALYRPGPMENIPLYSRRKNGQEQVDYIHSALEPVLKETYGVIVYQEQIMQIAYRVAGYTMAEADLLRRAISKKNREVLKEERSRFVGRAMEKGFPEAAGQAVYDLIVKFADYGFPKSHAVAYSLISYRLAFLKANEPAYFFAAMLSSVTGNPEKTMELMGEAEARGISILPPSVLHSKYQHTVEQGRIRIGLCAVKGVTPSFYKLFHEARKTNGRWKTMFDMAAALGSDLFKEKTITPLIKAGALDEFGQSREVLLASIDAAISHALFIQPDGEDDFLSTIMPSLANPKYSPGGTMPRMLMLEYEREVLGFYLSDHPALEWKRETTEKWNDISAVRQLSNKSDVSIIGLLTNVKRIRTKKGEAMAFLEIQDDTGTISCTVFPQQYSSFNALLDEMTLVHVEGNVEWRNGKPQIIIRQLRDC, encoded by the coding sequence TTGACACTGGTCTACCCTCAAATCGTATCTGGCGCGGATCTCCTCCGCGGCATCATAAAGCTTGATCGGCTGGCCCCGCTTCTCCAACGAAGAGGGGCCGCCTCTGTTGGGCTCGTCAATTCTAAATTATACGGAGTCCGCTCCTTTTATAAGACGATGGTAAAATACGGAATCCATCCCGTTATTGGTCTATCCATCAAATTGCAGATCAACGAAAATGAGACCTTGCTGCTGTACGCCTATGCGAAAGACGACAGCGGCTTCCATAACTTGATGAAAATGAGCAGTGCCATTTCTATTCGGGATGATGAAATGCTGCCGATGCAATGGCTGCAAGCTTATCACGCTGGTTTGGTCATCGTCTGCCCGCTGACGGATCCGTCATGGGAGGAATCCCGTACGGTCGAAAGGATCGTGTCGATAACGGATGTTTGTAAACAGGCAACTGTTCTCGTCGGGATTGCCCGGCCAGGCGGTGGAAGGCATCCGGCTGAAGCGGAAGTAGAGTCGATTGCCGCAGCGGTCGACCTGTCCATTGTCGCTTGTCATGAGTCCCGCTATATCGCTCCAGACGATGCGTTTGCTTATGAAGCGGCAGCAGCCATCCGGAACGGCTATAAATTGAATGATCCAGCGAGACCTGGAAACGAAATCCGGGATGCCCATTTGCCGGAACAAGAAGAATTCCAGCAATGGTTTGCCGATCGGCCGGACTGGTTGGCGAATTGTGCTCAAATGCTTCTTTCCTGCAAGGCGGGCCTGCCATCGACGCAGACGTTGATGCCTGAGTTTCCTTTGCCAGAAGGCGAGACGGCGGTCTCCCGATTGGAACGGAACGGTATGGCGGGATTGGAAAAACGTTTGGGTATGGTGGAGCCTGCCTATTTGGATCGTCTCCGCTACGAGGTGCGGGTCATTCACGAAATGGGCTACGCTGACTATTTCTTGATTGTGGAAGACTTTATGCGGTTTGCGGCGGAAAATGGAATTCTGACGGGTCCGGGAAGAGGTTCTTCCGCTGGATCGTTGGTTGCATTTGCCCTTGGAATCACCGATGTCGACCCGATTCGTTATGGGCTTATTTTTGAACGATTCTTGAATCCGGGCCGCATTACGATGCCCGATATCGACATCGATTTTGCGGACCATCGCCGATCGGAGGTCATTGCCTACGTCGCCCGGAAATACGGTGCGTCGCATGTAGCCCAAATCATCACATTCGGCACGCTTTCATCCAAAGCGGTGGCACGAGATGTAGCACGGGTTTTTGATTTTTCCAATGAAGAAATGTCCTTTATCTCGCGGAACATCCAAGGAAGCTCGAGACAGACCTTGAACGACGCGGTTGCCAAATCCAGCGCATTGCGCGATTGGATCAGCTTGGACCCGATCCGCAGCAAATGGCTGGAAGTCGCCTCGGCGCTGGAAGGGTTGCCAAGGAATGCGTCGACTCATGCCGCAGGTGTTATCTTATCGCCCGATCCACTTGTGGAAAGGGTTCCGCTGCAACAAGGCGGAGATGGAATCTATCTCACTCAATGGTCGATGGGGGATGTGGAGGAACAAGGTCTCTTGAAGATGGATTTCCTCGGCTTGCGGAATTTGACGCTCCTGGATCGGATCCGTTCCATGCTCGCCTTTGATAAAGACATCCATATCGCTTTCGAAAAAATTCCTCTCAATGACGAAAAGACTTTCGAGCTGTTCAGGGCCGGGGATACAACAGGCATTTTCCAGTTCGAATCCGATGGGATGAGGGATGCGTTGCGCCTAATCCGACCAACCCGGTTCGAGGATCTGTTTGCGGTCAACGCTTTATATCGGCCCGGTCCGATGGAGAATATCCCTTTGTACAGCAGAAGGAAAAACGGACAGGAACAAGTGGATTATATCCATTCCGCGTTGGAACCGGTCTTGAAAGAGACCTATGGGGTCATCGTCTACCAGGAACAGATCATGCAAATCGCTTATCGCGTGGCTGGATATACGATGGCGGAAGCGGATTTGCTTCGACGGGCAATTAGTAAAAAGAATAGGGAAGTCTTAAAGGAAGAGCGGAGCCGGTTTGTCGGGCGTGCCATGGAGAAAGGGTTTCCGGAAGCAGCCGGCCAAGCGGTCTACGATCTTATCGTCAAATTCGCCGATTACGGTTTCCCGAAAAGCCATGCCGTTGCCTATTCGTTGATTTCCTATCGACTGGCCTTTTTGAAGGCGAATGAACCCGCCTACTTTTTCGCAGCAATGCTGTCCTCTGTCACCGGCAATCCGGAAAAGACGATGGAACTGATGGGAGAGGCTGAGGCAAGGGGGATTTCCATCCTGCCTCCTTCGGTTCTGCATAGCAAATACCAACATACGGTGGAACAAGGACGAATCCGGATCGGCCTTTGTGCAGTGAAGGGAGTTACCCCGTCGTTCTATAAATTGTTCCATGAAGCACGAAAGACAAACGGACGCTGGAAGACAATGTTCGATATGGCCGCCGCTTTGGGAAGCGATCTGTTTAAGGAAAAAACGATAACCCCGCTCATCAAAGCGGGAGCGCTCGATGAATTCGGCCAATCCCGGGAGGTGCTTCTTGCGTCAATCGATGCCGCCATTTCTCATGCTCTCTTCATCCAACCTGACGGGGAAGATGATTTTTTGAGCACCATCATGCCGTCCCTGGCAAATCCGAAGTATTCCCCGGGCGGAACGATGCCGCGCATGCTAATGTTGGAGTACGAGCGTGAAGTGCTTGGGTTTTATCTCTCCGACCATCCCGCATTGGAGTGGAAAAGAGAGACCACTGAAAAATGGAATGATATTTCTGCGGTTCGGCAGCTGTCCAACAAATCCGACGTATCGATCATCGGCCTGTTGACGAATGTAAAACGGATTCGTACGAAAAAAGGGGAGGCGATGGCTTTCCTGGAAATACAGGATGACACAGGCACCATCTCTTGTACTGTATTCCCCCAACAATATTCCTCCTTCAATGCACTTCTCGACGAAATGACACTCGTTCATGTGGAAGGAAATGTGGAATGGCGAAATGGAAAACCGCAAATTATTATCCGGCAACTGAGAGATTGTTAA